AGTAGCCGGCGCCAGCGGGTACGGCGCCGCCGGTCAGCGCCTTGGCGCCGCGGCCGAGTGCATCGTCGACCAGGGTCTGGACCTTGTCACGGCCGGCGGCATCGATCAGGGGACCGACCTGGACACCCTCGTCGAGGCCGTTGCCGACCTGCATGTCCGCCATCCGGGCGGCCAACCGCTCCGAGAAGACATCGGCGATGCTGCGGTGCACGTAGAGGCGGTTCGCTGCGGTGCAGGCCTCGCCCATGTTGCGCATCTTGGCTGCGATGGCGCCGTCGACGGCGGTGTCGATGTCGGCGTCGGCGCACACGATGAACGGGGCGTTGCCACCGAGCTCCATCGAGGACCGCATCACCGCGTCGGCGGCCTGCTTGAGCAGGAGCTTGCCGACCGCGGTGGAGCCGGTGAAGCTGATCTTGCGGGCCTTGCCGCTCGACATCCACGGCTCGACGACCGAGCCGGCGTTGGTGGTGTTGACGACGTTGAGGACACCGTCGGGCAGGCCGGCTTCCTGCATGATCGCCGCGAGCGCGAGGGAGGTCAGCGGTGTTTGCGCGGCGGGCTTGAGGACCATGGTGCAGCCGGCGGCGACCGCGGGGGCGATCTTGCGGGTGCCCATGGCCAAGGGGAAGTTCCACGGGGTGATGAGCACACAGGGTCCGACCGGTTCGCGGGTGACGATGATCCGGTTGGCGCCGTCGCCGGTGGTGGTGTGATCACCGCCGATGCGAACGGCTTCCTCGGAGAACCAGCGTAGGAATTCGGCGGCGTAGGCGACCTCACCCTTGGCCTCGGCGAGCGGCTTGCCCATCTCGGAGGTCATGATCTCGGCGAGCCAGTCCTGCCGTGCCATGACCAGGTCGTAGGCGCGGCGCAGGATTTCGCTGCGGGCGCGGGGAGCGGTGCGGGCCCACGACTCCTGCGCAGCAACGGCGGCGGCGAGGGCGGCGTCGGCGTCGGCGGGTCCACCGTCGGCGATCACGGAGAGGACCTCCCCGGTGGCGGGGTTTTCGACCTCGAACGTTCTGCCGTCGGCGGCGCCCTGCCAGGTTCCGTCGATGAGTAGTCCGGTGGGAACGGCCTGGGTCCCGGTGGTGGGGGCGAACGCGGTGGCGGTGGTCATGGTGTGTTTTCTCCTTGCGGGGTGTGGGGGTCGAGGATCTGCGCGAGATGGACGGACGCGCCGGAGGATTGGTTGTCGGTCAGCTGCCGGACCTGCATGTGGCAGCTGAATCCGTCGGTGAGGACCGTGGTCTGGGGGAAGGTGCGCAGGGCGGGGGCGAGGGCCTGTTCGGCGACGGCCATGCTGGCGTCGTAGTGGTTGCGTTCGAAACCGAAATTGCCTGCCACACCGCAGCATCCGGTGGCCTCGCGCACCGTGGTGACACCGACGGCATTGAGGGCGCGGCGTTGGGTTTCGGCGCCGAAGACCGCGTACTCGTGGCAGTGGGTCTGCACGGTCACCTCACCGGGAACGCGATGCCGCGGTGTCCAGCCCTCGGATGCCTGCACGGTGACCTGTTCGGCGAAGCTGCGCACCCGGGCGGCGACCCGGCGGGCGGCGTCGGTGTTCACGAGTTCGGGTAGGTCCTTGCGCAGCGCCGCCGCGCAGCTGGGTTCGGTGACCACGATCGGCCGGTCGGTGCCGTCGTCGAGGGCGGCGGCGGTGCGGGCCATCCGCTTCTTGGCCTGCTTCAATTGTCCGGTCGAGATCCAGGTCAGCCCGCAGCACAGGTCGGTGCGCACCTCGCAGGTGTGGTCGGCGTCGTCGATGACGCGGCGGGCGGCCGCGGCCACCTCGGGCCGGAATCCCTGGGTGAAGGAGTCGACGAACAGCACCACGTCACCGCCGGCGGCCCGGGTCTCGCCGAGCAGCTTGGCGAGCTGGCGGCGGGACGCGAACGGTGGCAGCGCGCGTTCGGTGGTCAGCCCACCCATTCCCAGGGCCAGGGACTTCAGTGGGGTGGCGAGGGCGGCGTTGACCACCGGTGCCATCCGCGAGGTCAGTTTCAGCCACCGGGGTAGCCAGCCGAGCGAGTAGTGCGCCATGGGGCGGATCCGGCCGGAGTAGTAGTGGTCGAAGAATTCCGATTTGTAGGTGGCCATGTCCACCCCGGTGGGGCAGTCCGTCGAGCACGCCTTGCAGGACAGGCACAGATCCAGTGCGTCGCGCACGTCCTCGGACGCCCAGCCCTCGTCGACGGTGCGGGCGCCGCGGACCATGTCCTGCAGCACCCGGGAGCGGCCGCGGGTGGAGTCCTTCTCGTCGCCGGTGGCCCGGTAGCTCGGGCACATCACCCCGCCGGAGTGGGAGCGGCAGCGGCCGACACCGATGCACCGTTGCACGGCGTCGGCGAATCCGCCGGTTCCGTCGCCGTTTCCGGTCTCGTGGAGGGTGAAGCTGGTCCGCCACGGCAGGGCCGGAACGCCGGCGAGCGCTAGGTCGTCGGTGACCGCAGGCGGGTTCACGATGATGCCGGGATTGAGCACGCCGCCGGGGTCGAAGATCTCCTTGAACCGCGCAAACGAGGCCATGATCGCGGGGGAGTACATCTCCGGGAGCAACTCGGAGCGGGCCCGGCCGTCGCCGTGCTCACCGGAGAGGGTTCCGCCGTGCTTGACGACCAGGCGGGCGGCGGCGCGCAGGAACCGGGCCATCACATCCCGGCCCTCATCGGTCCGTTGATCGAAGGTGATCCGGATGTGCATGCAGCCGGCGCCGAAGTGTCCGTACATCACCCCGATCAGGTCGAATTCGGTGAGCAGCAGCCGGAAATCAGCGAGGTAGTCGGCGAGGTTCTCCGGTGCGACGGCCGAGTCCTCCCAGCCAGGCCAGGATGTCACGCTCGTGCCGTCGGGGTTGTCGAGCCGCGATGACAGGCCGGCGCCGTCTTCGCGGACGCGCCAGAGTTTCCTGCGGGCGGCCGGGTCGCGGACCTCGCGGCCGTCGAGGACCCGCCCGTTCTCCCGCAGTTCGGTGAGCAGTTGTTGAGCCTGGGCGGAGACGCTGTCGATGTCCTCGCCATCGAGGTCGACATACAGCCAGGCGTGGCCGGTGGGCAGGTCGGCGACCGAGTCGGCGCCGCGGCGGGCCCGCATCGTCTCCACGATCTGTTCGTCGATGCCTTCGACGGCCGCGGGACAGTAGCGCAGGATGGATTCGATGTCGCGGGCGGCGTCGACGACGTCGTCGTAGCCGAGGATCAGCAACAGCGCCGACGCGGGGACGTCGACCAGCCCGACGGTGGCACCGACGACGATCGCGCAGGCACCTTCGCTGCCGACCAGGGCGCGGGCGACGTCGAACCCGTTCTCCGGCAGCAGGTGTGAGAGGTGGAATCCGGAGACCTGCCGGGGGATCTGCCCGAGTTCGAGCCGGAACTGCGACAGGTAGTCGCGGGTGAGGTCTTTCAGCTGTGCGGTGATCTGCTCGGCGCGCTCGGCTGCCGCGGTGTCCCCAGCGACGGTGGCCTCGATGCCGGAGCGGGTGGCGGTCAGCCGGGTTCCGTCGGCGAGAACCAGGTCGAGGGACACCACGTGATCGGCGGTGCGCCCGTATCGGACCGAGTGATTGCCGCAGGCGTCGTTGGCCACCGACCCGCCGACGGTGGCGCGGGTCTTGCTCGACGGGTCGGGTGCGAAGGTCAACGTCCCGCCGGTGTGGGCTTCGACCGCCTGCGAGAGTTCGGACAGGATGACGCCGGGCTCGACCACCGCGGTCCGGGTGTGCGGGTCGATCGCGACCACCTGGTCCATGTATCGGGAGAAGTCGAGCACCAGACCGCCGCCGATGGCGTTGCCCGCCATCGAGGTGCCACCGCCGCGCGCAATGATGGCCAGTCCAGCCTGATGGCACACCGCCAGCACCTCGCTGACCTCGGTCGCGGACCGGGGAAATGCGACACCGGCGGGGGTGAGCCGGTAATTCGATGCGTCGTAGCTGTATTCGGCCAGCCGCCGGGTCGTGGTGTCGATCTCGACGGTGCAGGACTGGAGCAAGTCGGTGATGGGAATGTCCGTGGCGTCGACTGTCACGGTGTCCTCGATTCTGGCGGGCGGGTCGGCTGCCCGATGAGCAGCGGAAGGGATCCGGGGAGGGAGGGCAGAAGATGCGGGCCGCGTGGAGGCACGCGGGTCGGTTCCCGCATCTTCTGCCCTGGTCAGGGGGTCAGTGCGCGCGATGGCGGACACCCGACTGGTAGCGCCGATTCCGCCTTCCGCGTCGCGTCGTTCAATCGGGTTCTCCTCACCTGCTTGCGTTCTATGTCATACCGTATAACAGTATGTCTGTGATGTCATCCATGAATCGAGTCCCGGGGTGAGCCGGGGGGCCGCGACGGTCTTGGCCGCCACCGGGGCACTGCTGTGGGGAACGCTCGGGCCGGTCGTCAGTGCCTGGTCCACCCTCGGCAGTGCCGAGACCGCCTTCGCGCGGTCGCTGGTCGCCGCGCTCACTCTCGGCGTCGTCGCCCGAGGGGCGGTCGCCGCGCGATCGCATGTGCGGGACCACTGGCGGGCGCTGCTGGTCGGCGGTGTCGGACTCGCCGGCTTCCAGTTCGCCTACTTCGCCGCGGTCGCCGAATCGGGCGTCGCGGTCAGCACGGTGGTCGGGATCGGTCTGGCACCTGCGATGACCGGGGCATGGTCGTGGTTCACCTCGGCCCGGCCCGCCGCCACCTGGATGGTGGGGACCGGCGTGGCATCTGCCGGTTTGGTCCTGCTGGTTCTCGGCTCGGCGTCCGGTGCCGCGGTGTCGCCCGCGGGTATCGGCTGGTCGGTGCTGGCGGCCGGGTTCTTCAGTGCCCAGGCGTTGGCGATCGAGTCGGTGGGGGCGTGGGGGTCGAATTCGGCTGTGCTGGCATGGATGTTCCTGGTCGCC
The sequence above is drawn from the Rhodococcus jostii RHA1 genome and encodes:
- a CDS encoding NAD-dependent succinate-semialdehyde dehydrogenase, encoding MTTATAFAPTTGTQAVPTGLLIDGTWQGAADGRTFEVENPATGEVLSVIADGGPADADAALAAAVAAQESWARTAPRARSEILRRAYDLVMARQDWLAEIMTSEMGKPLAEAKGEVAYAAEFLRWFSEEAVRIGGDHTTTGDGANRIIVTREPVGPCVLITPWNFPLAMGTRKIAPAVAAGCTMVLKPAAQTPLTSLALAAIMQEAGLPDGVLNVVNTTNAGSVVEPWMSSGKARKISFTGSTAVGKLLLKQAADAVMRSSMELGGNAPFIVCADADIDTAVDGAIAAKMRNMGEACTAANRLYVHRSIADVFSERLAARMADMQVGNGLDEGVQVGPLIDAAGRDKVQTLVDDALGRGAKALTGGAVPAGAGYFYPPTVLTDVSTDSDLMTTEIFGPVAPVVPFDDENEVIRIANDTDWGLVGYVFSQDIDRAFDLSERLEVGMVGVNTGIVSNPAAPFGGVKQSGLGREGGKLGIDEFLEYKYLAVPRRRGA
- a CDS encoding FAD-binding and (Fe-S)-binding domain-containing protein, which encodes MTVDATDIPITDLLQSCTVEIDTTTRRLAEYSYDASNYRLTPAGVAFPRSATEVSEVLAVCHQAGLAIIARGGGTSMAGNAIGGGLVLDFSRYMDQVVAIDPHTRTAVVEPGVILSELSQAVEAHTGGTLTFAPDPSSKTRATVGGSVANDACGNHSVRYGRTADHVVSLDLVLADGTRLTATRSGIEATVAGDTAAAERAEQITAQLKDLTRDYLSQFRLELGQIPRQVSGFHLSHLLPENGFDVARALVGSEGACAIVVGATVGLVDVPASALLLILGYDDVVDAARDIESILRYCPAAVEGIDEQIVETMRARRGADSVADLPTGHAWLYVDLDGEDIDSVSAQAQQLLTELRENGRVLDGREVRDPAARRKLWRVREDGAGLSSRLDNPDGTSVTSWPGWEDSAVAPENLADYLADFRLLLTEFDLIGVMYGHFGAGCMHIRITFDQRTDEGRDVMARFLRAAARLVVKHGGTLSGEHGDGRARSELLPEMYSPAIMASFARFKEIFDPGGVLNPGIIVNPPAVTDDLALAGVPALPWRTSFTLHETGNGDGTGGFADAVQRCIGVGRCRSHSGGVMCPSYRATGDEKDSTRGRSRVLQDMVRGARTVDEGWASEDVRDALDLCLSCKACSTDCPTGVDMATYKSEFFDHYYSGRIRPMAHYSLGWLPRWLKLTSRMAPVVNAALATPLKSLALGMGGLTTERALPPFASRRQLAKLLGETRAAGGDVVLFVDSFTQGFRPEVAAAARRVIDDADHTCEVRTDLCCGLTWISTGQLKQAKKRMARTAAALDDGTDRPIVVTEPSCAAALRKDLPELVNTDAARRVAARVRSFAEQVTVQASEGWTPRHRVPGEVTVQTHCHEYAVFGAETQRRALNAVGVTTVREATGCCGVAGNFGFERNHYDASMAVAEQALAPALRTFPQTTVLTDGFSCHMQVRQLTDNQSSGASVHLAQILDPHTPQGENTP
- a CDS encoding EamA family transporter, producing MSRGAATVLAATGALLWGTLGPVVSAWSTLGSAETAFARSLVAALTLGVVARGAVAARSHVRDHWRALLVGGVGLAGFQFAYFAAVAESGVAVSTVVGIGLAPAMTGAWSWFTSARPAATWMVGTGVASAGLVLLVLGSASGAAVSPAGIGWSVLAAGFFSAQALAIESVGAWGSNSAVLAWMFLVAAFLMAPIGGPALWLSGALAAEDLVVIAYVGVVTAGLAYWLFAAGVAVLGAAAAVTISLLEPVGAVVLAVLFLGEGQSPVQWLGIVLLIACVPVMASTPGQDASVPPVAPEPAQRS